The genome window CGAGTGGTAGACAGGACGCCACAGAAAACGAGGGACCTCGAAGAAATAGCTGTCCTTGATGTGGAGGATCGGGTCAGCCATGGGTTTTCGAAGACGTGTTCGATTCCGTGTTGTGTGAGGCCCCAGCCGAAGGGGCGCTCACGATAACGACCGACAAAACGGTTTCAACCATTAACGAAACGAGAAAAAAGCACAGGAGCATCCCCACGATGCCGGCCTTCGCCAGCGTCGGGCTGGAGACCGCCAGAACAAAGGCGGACGCCAGGGGAACTCCCGTTCTCAATCCCATCGCACCGAACGTTCCGGTCAGGGCGTTCGGGGTGGCGGCTGTGATCGCGACCAGCAGCAGGGCGCTGAGGGAGGCGATCCAGCAGATCACCGCCGCCAGGAGGGCGGAGACGATCCCATTGGACCCGTATCGCTCGTGGCCGATGGCGGCCCCGATGCATCCCCCGACCGCCATGACGACCGACAACATCAGGCAGCAGCCGGCGACAAGTCGTCGGGACGGGGGCTGTCTGGGAGGTTTCGGCGTCCGCGGAGTCGCGGGGGGTGAAGTCTGTGGCCCGGAGGCCTTCATCTCTGCCGCGTCGTCCGGTTCACTCACGTTTTACGAACTCGGCGGCCGGGGTGTCTTGTTGGACGGGATCTTGGTCGGCGGCGCTTTGACGACCGCCAGCAGGGCGACGATTCCAATCGTCAGCCCGAGGGCGAAACCCGCCAGGGTGAACACCTGCGTTCCGAACCGGCTGTCCAGCCAGGTTCCTCCCAGCCCGGGAAGCACCATCACGGCCACGATCGCCAAGATCCGAGAGACCCACTCGATTGCCGTGGCGGTGGCTTTCGCCTGCTGGGCAATCTGGTTGTCGTCGGGTTCCTTGGGCTGATACACGCGACCTGGTATCCGCCTGGGACGGGGGCCGGATCCTGCGGTCGGAGGGCAGAACGCCCCCGCAGTTGTGCTCCGGCGTCGCGAGTCTACTGCCGGGTTTTGGGGGTGTCAAAGAGGGGTTTCTTGCAGAAATGTGATTCCCAGCGGTGGCATCGGTTTCTCACGGCGGAGAAAGGCCGCGCCTTCCATTTCGCTCTCGCGCACTCGGCTAACCGCGTTTTCGTACGGCCTCGCGGATCTGCCGGCCCGCCTCGTTCTTCTTCAGTTTGTCCCGCTTGTCGTGCTCTTTCCGTCCCTTGCCGACCGCCAGCGTCACCTTCACGATTCCCCGCGTGAAATGGACGTCGAGGGCGATCAGCGTAAACCCCCGCTGCTCGGCGGTCTCGGCGAACTTCCGCAGGTCGCGCTTCTTGACGAGGAGTTTCCGCTGCCGCTTCCGGACATGGTTCATGTACGACGCCTGCGGGTACTCCGCGATGTCGGCGCCAAACAGCCACAGTTCCTCGTTTTCGACCCGGCCGAAGGCCTCGTCGATCGTCACCTTGCCGTTGCGGATGCTCTTGACCTCGCTCCCCATGAGGACGATCCCGCACTCGATCTCGTCCAAGATCTCGTAGTCGTGCCGCGCGCGGCGGTTCCGGCACACGACCCGGTCGGTGTTCTTCTTGTCGTCGCCTTTGTCCTTGGCTGCCATCGGGGTTCTGGTGAGAAGGGCTGTGGCCCTTGAGGGTTCGAAGGGTGTGGAATGGGGCCCGAACGTCTCTGTCGAAGAAATTTGGGTGGCTTCAGGACACCGTGTTGAAGCGCGAGGTTCAGGGCACCTTGTGAATACCGGAACTTTTGTGTGGACAACAGTGTTTCACGCGGGCGGATCACGAAGCAACTGATTGTTCGCGATCGTGATTCCCGAAAGCATCGAGCCGATGATCCCGAGGAATCCCTGGTCGGTGCCGCACAGGAACAGGTTTTCGACGGGCGTCTCCCCTGTGAGGATCTTTCGCGGCGCGCCGTAGACCGCCCCGCGGGCGTGGCCGGTGAACCGCTTGATGGTCTTGGGGGTGAAAATGTCCGTGTCGACGACGTGCGGGCGGAAGTCGGGCATGAACCGCAGGGCGGACTCGACCATCCGGTCCCCCCAGGCCGCTTTTTGCCGGGCGTATTCCTCGTCCGGGAGGGAAAACCAGTAGGCCGGGTTCGCCAGAGCGGTGATCCGGACGATCCCGTCTTCCAAGGGTGGCTTTGCCTCCGCCGTCCCTAGTCCCTCGTCCCCAGACCCTGGTCCTTCCTCGTATCGAAAATTGTTCGGCGAGCAGACGATCAGGCTCCGGACATCGCACGGCTCGTCCGGAACGGCGTAGGTGAACCGCTCGGAGTCGTTGTAGAAAATGATCGTTTCGCGGTGGCCGAGGTCCGCCGGCTGCTTGTCGAGGACAAAGATCGTCTCGTTGAACGACAGTTCCCCCTCGGCGGGGCGGGGGACCGTTTCCCGGTTCGTTCCCGGCAGGAGGTCGACCGTTTCGGCGGCCCCGGCGGAGGAGAGGACGTTGTCCGCCTCGATCTCCCGGCCGTCGTCGAGGATCACGCCGACCGCCCTGCCGTTTTCGACCTTGATCTCCCGCACGCCGTGGCGGAGCTTCAGCTCGCCCCCCAGCTCTTTGAAGTGCCGGGTCAGCACCTTGAGGATCTGCCGGACGCCGTCGAGCGGCCGGCCGAACCCCTGCTGGAAAATGCTCTTGAACATGATGACGAACTGGCTGAAGTCCATGTCGTGCGGGATTGCCGACCCGTAGAACATCAGCGGGCAGAAGAGCATGTCGATCAGGACCGGATCGCTCAGGTGCTCCTGAAGGACCTTGCGGGCCGAGACCGGCTCCTGCGACAGGTCCAGCTCGTCGAAGGCGTTGATCGTCTCGACGAGGCGGCGGAAGCGGTCCGCCTGCTGCGGGAAGACCGCCGCGACTTCATCGACAAAGGCCGGGAAATCGTTGGTGAAATTGAGCCGCCGGCCGGGGAAGACGACCGCCGATCCGCACTGCGGTTTGAGCGAAAAATCGTCCCAGCGGAGCCGGAGCTGTTTGAGGAGCTTGGCGAGCGGGCCGGTCCGGGTCCCGGGCGGGGCGTAGTTCGTGACGGCGTGCAGGCCGACGTCGTAGTTTCGCCCGCGGAGGCGGTAGAACGAGTTCAGGCCGCCGATGGTGGTGTGGCGCTCGAGGATGCAAACCGGTTTCTCGTAGTAGGCGAGCCGGATTCCAGCCGCCAACCCGGACATACCGGCGCCGATGATGAGGGTGTGGTAACGCAAGGCCAGGAGGGGCTGGAGTGGGGAAGCCCGGAAGTATAGGGAGTTGCGGTGTCAGCGTCCTGCCAGGATATGGCGATGTCACGGCTTGGGTGCATTCGCCGATTGGTAGTCACCCAGTGTCGGCCCACCGGGGTCCAGGGGGCACCCCTGGTAGGGAGTGCAGAGGGGCAACGCCCCTTTGCCCGCCGGAGGCCGTCTCGTCGAGAGATGTCTGAAGGAGCACGTGTCCAAGCGCGGACAACGTGTCGTGTACCCCCTCACCAACCCGCTGGGATTGCAAAGCGAGCGGTGTAGGTTGGGGGAGTCCTCAACGCCGGTACCACAAAGCGGACATCCGTTGTGTCCCACGGTTCCTCACAGGAAGTGCCTCCGGCGGCAAGGGGGCGAGGCCCCCTTGACCCCAGTGGCCGTGGCACGTTGCGTTTGAGCGAGCAGAGTCGAGCCGGCAAGGACGTGTTCCCTCGTTGACCGACCACCATCCGGCGAATGCCCCCCTCACGGCTCCGACCACGGACGTCGCGGTTGTCGACCGTCCCTCTGCAGAACCGCCAGCGCTGCGGCGGTCGCGGCTCCATAAAGGAGGCCGGTGATCGCAGCCGCGGGATCGCAGCCGAGTTCTGCGGTCGCCGGTGCGACCCAGAGGCTGCCGACGAGGCCTCCCGCGGCCCACCCCGCGGAACTCGCCACCAGCCAGAGTCCCGCCCGCCGATAGCCGCTCTCCTGCAGCAGGCCGAACTGGGCCAGTCCCAGCAGGAGGCCGAATTGCCACGCGAACATCCACGGAAAGAACTGGGCGATCAACACTCCTGCACACGTCAGGACGGGCCACTGCCAGCGCCCATCGACGGCGGGGAGGAGAGCCGCCTGCCAGAGTCCCAGCGCGGGAGCGAAGCCGAAGAACGCGATGCTGCTCCCTCCGCTGATCCCCGATCGGGAGAGCAGGGCCGTCCCGCCAAAGAGTGCCGCGTGGCCGACGATCCAGATGAGTGTGGTCACCGTTGGAGCTCCCGCTCCTCCGGACCGCAAAGGTTCGAGTCCTGTAACGTCCCGAACCCCGGGAATTCGGCTCGTCGGACCAACTGCAAAGTCAACGCTTTCATGGCCCGTCCGCGTCTCGGGCACGAAGGCTCGCGGCAAATTGCCCTCGCCGGGTTTCGTTGTCTTGTCCCAGGGGATCGCCGGGTCAATACTTCTGTCGCGCCGGTCCCGGACAGTCCCCTCGCCACGGTTGATTCGAGGGTTCGTCCGGCGGTGCCGAGGATGAGGAACGCAGATGGCAGGTCAGTCTCGGAAGGTGCGGGTCGGTCTCGTGCAGACGCATGCGACGAAGGACGTGGCGGACAACCGCGCGCGGACCGTCGCTCTCGTCGACAAGGCGGCCAAGCAGGGGGCCCAGATCATCAGCACGCAGGAGCTGTTCTGCTCCGAATACTTCTGCCAGTCCGAAGACTACGCCTGCTTCGAACTCGCCGAGACGATCCCCGGGCCGTCGACCGAGGCGTTCTCGAAGGTCGCGAAAGACAACGGAGTCGTCGTCATCGCGTCGCTGTTCGAGCAGCGGGCGGCGGGGCTGTACCACAACACGGCTGCGGTGTTCGACACCGACGGGAGCCTGATGGGGCTCTACCGGAAGATGCACATTCCGGACGACCCGCTCTTCTATGAAAAATTCTACTTCACGCCCGGTGACCTCGGCTTCAAGGTCTTTCCGACGAAGTTCGGCAAGGTCGGCGTCCTGATCTGCTGGGATCAGTGGTATCCGGAAGGGGCCCGGCTCACCGCGCTCGCCGGAGCGGAGATCCTCTTCTACCCGACGGCCATCGGCTGGCATCCGACCGAGAAGGCGGAGCAGGGGGCGGGGCAGCACAGCTCGTGGGAGACGATCCAGCGGAGCCACGCCATCGCCAACGGCGTCTATGTCGCCTCAGTCAACCGGATCGGTCACGAGGGAGCGAAGGATGGCGGGCTCGAGTTCTGGGGGCAGAGCTTTGTCTGCGACCCGCAGGGGGTGATTCTCAAGAAGGCGAGCGTCGACAAGGAAGAGATCCTGATCACCGAATGCGACCTGGGCCGGCTCGACTACCAGCGGACCCACTGGCCGTTCCTCCGCGATCGCCGGATCGACGCCTACGGCGACATCACGAAGCGGTACCTGGGATAGTTCCCTTGGTTACCACTGAGTCATTTCGCCCCACCGACGACGCCGTCGGTGGGGCGACTCTGTTTCTGTGACGCGGTGGCTGTCCTGGCCGGGCCGGCTTGGGACAGGGACGTGAGCGGAATTCTCTCGGTACGTCGGGCAGCTGCAGCATCCTGAGCACGGGGCAGAACTGACTGGTCAGTCAGTTGCGGTCGGCCTCTCCGTGCAGCGTGCGCTCATTCCGATGAAGCACAACGTCGATGCTGTTTCCTCCGCCACGCGGGCGTGATTTTCGCCGGCCGTCCTCTCCTCTTTGGCACTTGGCCGATGATCCATTCCGCACTGCGCTCCGTTCTGGATCGCGAACATCAGCGATCCTGTCCCGATCTGCAGTCCCATCAGCCCGCGTGATTGGGACCGTCTCGCGGTACCGCGCGGCGACTCGCGATCTTTGCAAAAAGGGATAGCCAAACCGGGTTTTCCCGCTTAGCGTGCGTCGCCAGTGGGGGTCGCGCTTCCGATCGAATTGCAAACAGCCGTCGGCACAGGAGTCTGTCCGGCGTTCCTTCTCAGGAGATGTCTCACATGTTGCGCTGGTTCGTGGTGGCCGTTGGTGGGTGGTTGTGCTGCGCGGGGGCGGCTCTTGCCCAGGAGGACAAGAGTCCCCTGGCGCGGTTTTCGTCGGATGCCTCGGTCGTGATCCGGCTGAGCGAGTTCGACAAGACGCTCAAGCAGATTGCGGAACTGGTCGATGCGATTCAGCCCGGCTTCGGAGAACAGGTCGAGCAGCAGGGGGGCCTGATCGGCGTCGCCCTCTCGAACCCGACGCTCGCCGGCGTCGACCGCGAAGAGGACTGGTTCATCATCGTTTACGCGAGCGGTGAAGGGGAGCCGAACGTCGTCTTCGCCATCCCGGCGACGGACGCCGACGCGATGAAGGATGCCATTGATTCGAAGATGACCGCGGTCGTCGACGGCGACTGGGTCTACTACGCCGACAAGGACAAGGGAGTCCCCGAGGCGGTCAAGGCGGAGGACTCGATTGAAGAGAACATGAGCGAAGAAGGGGACAAGCTCTTCTACGCCGGCGACCTGGCGATCTACATCAACGTCGCCCAGCTTGCCGAAGCATATGAGGACGAGATCGACGCCGCCCAGACGCAGGGGCATGCCGCGATCGAACAGCTCGGAGAGCAGCTCGGCCCGCAGGGCGAACAGATCAAGCCGATGCTCGCCGTCTATTCGACGATGCTCGACAAGGCCCTCGCCGCCCTCGGTGACGCCGAAGAGCTGACGATTGCTCTCAACGCCGACAAGACCGGCCTGAAGATCGAGGACTACGCGGTCTTCGAAGAGGACTCCAGCACGTCGAAGGCGCTCGCGGCCCATCCCCGCTCCAAGATGGCGCTCCTGGGCAAGCTGCCGGGCGACTCGGTTGGATACCTTGGGATTTCGGCCGACATCCAGGCCCTGATGCAGTGGGGGATGAAGTACAACGCCGAGATGCTGAAGGACGAGGCCCAGAAGGCGGCCATGACCAAGGCTCTCGACGGGATGAAGGGGGTCAAGTTCTCCGGGATGGCGACCTCGTTCGACATCGGCGACGCGGCCACGGGCCTGCTGAAGGCCGTTGGCGTGACCGAGTGCGGACCGGTCGACACCCTCAAGAAGCAGATGCGGGCGATCACGAAGAGCATGGGGACGATCGAAGCTCCGGGCCTCAAGCAGGAGACGACGCTTGCCGAAGACGCCGAGACGATCGGTGGCACGAAGATCGACGTCATCACGATGAAGCAGGAAGTCGAAGACCCGCAGGCCGCCGCGTTCCAGACCATCGCCTTTGGTCCGGACGGGATGGTGGCCCGCGTCGCCTACCTCGACAAGGGGTATCTGCAGGCCTTCGGCGGCGGCAAGGAACTGATGGAAGCCGCGCTCAAGACCTACAAGTCGGCCAGCGCGACGAGCCCGGCCGTGGCGTTCAGCAAGACCCTGCTCCCCGAGTCGAACCTCGTGTGGATGCTCGACCTGCCGACGCTGGCGGTCCGCGGAGCCAAGCAGGCCGGGAACTTCGGAGCCCAGCTCCCGTTCGATCCGAGCGAGCTCGACGCTCTGGAAGTCGCTCCGTCCTTCATGGGAGGGGCGATCGGGATCGAGAAGGACGCGATTCGCGCCAAGTTCAGCCTGCCGGTCGAGAACGCCCAGAACATCTCCAAGCTGGTGATGTTCGGCATTCAGAAGCAGCAGGGCCAGTGAGATGACCGGTCCCGCGGCGTGCGGGACGCCAGTCTGAGAGTTCGAAGCCGGCAGGGGACATCAGTTCCCTGCCGGCTTCTTTTCTTGCCCTTTCCTATCTGTGTCCATCTGTGTTCATCCGTGGCTCAATCAGATCAGTTCAGCCACAGATAAACACAGATGAACACGGATAAGAGGGCTTATCGCCGATGGCAGCCGCTGGATGCCCCTACCGCTTCATCAGGACTTCGTCGAGATTGAGAAGGACGTTGGCAACGACCGTCCACGCCGCCGCTTCGGGCGGGGCGAGGCCGGCCGGCAGGTCGCCGAGGGGCTTCGTGGCGACCGCCTTGGCCTTCTCCGGAGCGGCGTCGAACTCCGTCTTGAGCTGCTCGTAGAGGGCGATGAGTCGAGCCGATTCGGTCGCCGAAGGGCTGCGGCTCGCGCACAGTCGGAAGCCCAGTTCCAGGTGCTCCGCCGGCGTCGCACCGTGTGCGGCCATCCGGCGGGCCAGGGCCTGGGAGGCTTCGATGAAGACCGGGTCGTTCAGAGTGACGAGCGCCTGGAGCGGAGTATTGGTCCGCGAGCGGCTGATCGTGCAGACCTCGCGGTTGGGGGCGTCGAAGGTCGTCATCGACGGGTACGGGTTCGACCGCCGCCAGGTCGTGTAGAGGCCGCGGCGGAACTTGTCGTCGCCGGTGCTGGTCTGCCAGTCGATCCCGGCGCCGAAGGCCGCGTTGAGTCCCGTCGACGGCTGCGGCGGCTTGGTCGGCGGGCCGTACATCTTGGGGCTGAGGAGTCCGGAGACGAACAGGGCCTGGTCGCGGATCGTCTCGGCCGGAAGCCGGAAGCGGGGGCCGCGGGCGACGAGGCGGTTGTCCGGGTCGCGCTCGTAGAGTTCGGGAGAAACGCGCGACGACTGGCGATAGGCGGACGAGGTGACGAGGAGCCGCAGCAGAGCCTTGGCGTCCCACCGTTCCCGGACGATCTCCGTGGCGAGCCAGTCGAGCAACTCCGGGTGATAGGGGAGCTCTCCCTGGGAGCCGAACTCTTCGCTCGTCCGGACGATCCCGATGCCGAAGAGCTGCTCCCAGTAGCGATTGACGAGGATGCGGGCCGTCATGGGATTCGTATCGCTGATGAGCCACTTCGCAAGATCGAGCCGGCTCATCGGGGTCGATGGGGTGCCGGTCGCAAAGACGGCCGGGATCCCTTCATGAACCTCCTGGCCGAGGTCCAGGAAGTTTCCGCGATGCTGGAGCCGGGTGACACGGCGGGTCTCCTTGGCGAGCTCCTTCATCACCGGGACCGTTGTCTCGGGCTTGGCGTCGGCGAGTTGCTTCCGGACGAGAGCCAGCTGGTCGTGGGTCGGTTGGAGCAGGGGCGTTGTCGACAGGAAGAACTCTTGAATGGCGGTCGACTGTTCGGCGGTCCGCTGGTCGGCCGGGAGACCGACGATCTCGAGGATTTTCGAGGGGACGCGGGCGAACTCGGAGATCTTGGGCTCGGTCGTCGTCGCGAGGCGGAACTGGCCGAGGAGGTGATTGGGGTGCGGGGAGGACTGCTCGATCATGACGACCAGCCGGCCGCCGGCCGGGAGCTCGACGGGGGACTCGGGGATGAGCGTCAGCTGATGCGGCTGATCGATCGCTCCGCCGACGGCCCATCCATTCTGTTCCGGACGCTTTGCGTTCTTATTTCCTTTTTCGGCGGGAGCGTCGAGGACACCTGCGGCGGGGAAGTCCTTCTGGGCGTAGTCGGCCAGGGCGGTCGTGAAGCGGATGCCGCGGGCTCCGCTCAGCGAAGACGTCCGGCTCGGCATCGGGGCTTCGGCGACCTCTTCCTGCCATACCGGCTTCCGCTGGTCATCAAGGAGCGTGAGGCGGAAGTTCGAGAGCCGGTTCTCGACGCCGCCCGTCCGGTTCCAGAGGACGATCGAGTCGATCGCCTCGGTCCCCTTGAGGTCGAGCTCCCACCACGGATCGTCGGAGATCGCGGTGTGGGTCACCGAGCCCTGGGCGTAGTCGCCGTCCGGGTTCCCGTCGATGGCCAGCTTGGCTGGGCCGTTGTAGTCGGTCGTGCTCTGGGACGCCTCGCCGCGGCTGGCGAGGTTGTCCGTCCCGCGGAGGACCTGGACCTCGGCCAGCGAGAGGATCTTCTGCGGACCGGGGATCTCGATCCGCACGAACCGCCCGGCGACCTGCGTCCCCGTCGGCGGGACGACGCTCATCCCGACGCGGGTCACGACGAAGTTTCCTCCGCCGAATCCCGCCCCCTGGCCGGGGAGGCCGGCGCCGGGCTGCGTTTCGAGACGGAGTGCCGTCACGGTCTCGGCCGTCACGATGGGAAGTTCGACGGTGTAGGTGTCGGTCGCCGCCTCCTTCTCGACCCGCACGGTGCCGTCTTCGCGGATGGCCGCCGTCAGACCCGCCTTCGATTCAAAGCGGCTCGGCGTCCGGTTCCGCCAAGCGACTTCGCGGGGGAGGGATCGTTCCCATTCGGCCTGGGCGGCGGAGAGTTCGGGAGTCGCGGTTTTGAGCTTCTGTTCCAGGGTGGCGATCTGCTTGGTCCAGTCTTCCTTGCGGCGGAGCTGTTCGTCGGACCAGAGCTCGACGAGGGGGGATTCGTCGCGGCGGTCGGCGTCGTCCGTGTTGTTGAAGATCGCGAACAGGCGGAAGAATTCCTCCTGGGAGAGCGGGTCGTACTTGTGCGTGTGGCACTGGGCGCAGGCGATCGTCGTTCCCATCCAGACCGCCATCGTGGTGTTGACGCGGTCGACGATGGCGACGTTCCGGAACTCCTCGTCGTTCGTGCCCCCTTCGTTGTTGGTCAGGGTGTTGCGGTGGAACGCCGTGGCGACGAGCTGGGAGCGGGTGGGGCTGGGGAGGAGGTCGCCGGCGATCTGTTCGACTGTGAACTGGTCGAACGGCATGTTTCCGTTGTAGGCCTGGATGACCCAGTCGCGGTACGCCCAGATCGTGCGGGAAGGGTCATCGGCGTAGCCGGCGCTATCGGCGTAGCGGGCGAGGTCCAGCCACAGTCGCGCCCAGTGTTCGCCGTACGTGTCCTTGCTCAGGAGGGCGTCGATCATCTGTTCGTAGGCGTCGGGGCGGGTGTCCTGGACGAAGGCGTCGACTTCTTCGGGGGTGGGTGGGAGGCCGATGAGGTCTAGGCTGGCGCGGCGGATGAGCGAGGCGCGGTCCGCTTCGGGGGCGGGGGAGAGGCCTTCTTTTTCGAGGCAGGCGAGGAGGAAGCGGTCGACGTCGTTCCGGGGCCACGCTGTGTTCTTCACTGCGGGGACGGGGGGGCGGATGGGGAGTTCGTAGGACCAGTGTTTGGCGTATTTGGCTCCTTGGCGGATCCATTCGCGGACGAGTTCGACTTCGGCGGGGGTGAGGCGTTTGCCTTTGCCCTTGGGGGGCATCTGGAGGTCGGGGTCATCGGTGGTGATGCGTTCGAGGAGGGCGCTGGTGTCGGGTTTGCCGGGTGAAATCGCGACGTGGCCGGAGCCGAGGTCGGTGGTGGCGCCCTCGAAGGTGTCGAGGCGGAGGCCGTCGACGCCCCCTTTGCGTTCGGCGGGGTCGGGGCCGTGGCAGAAGAAGCAGTTATTGGAGAGGAGGGGGCGGATGTCCCGGTTGAAGTCGATGGGAGGGGCGGCCTGCCCAGGCTGGGTGGTGAGGGAGAGGAGGATTGCCGGGATGACGAACCACAACCGCATCGGACCGGGCTCCGTGGAGGAGACGAACGCATCAATGTCGGTTAATCATACGATGGCTACCGGTGATGAACCATCGAAGTGCCGCTCAAGAACCGGGTCCAGGGGCTACCCTGGTGGGGGATGCAAGGGGGCAACGCCCTCTTGCCCGCCGGAGGCCTAGCCGTCGGACACCATCGGAAACCTTGTGTGTCCAAACGCGGACGACGTGTCGGATGCCCCCTCACCAACCCGCGGGGATTCCAGGGCGAGCGGTGAGTCCTCAACGCTGGTTCCACAAAGGGGACGTCCGTTGTGTCCCACGGTTCCGCGACGAAAATGCCTCCGGCGGCAAGGGGCGAGGCCCCCTTGACCCCGGCTGCCGTGGCACGTTGGGTTTGAGCGAGCACAGCTGTGCCGGCAAAGACGGTGTTTGAGCCACCATTGAAATCGACCTGGGGGCCTCGCTGTGATACGGCTTCCCCAACCCGATCCACGGAGCCCCTCCATGCGACGAGCCTTTCTCACCAGCCTCACCCTCCTGCTCGTCACAGTTCCCTC of Planctomyces sp. SH-PL14 contains these proteins:
- a CDS encoding AtpZ/AtpI family protein, which codes for MYQPKEPDDNQIAQQAKATATAIEWVSRILAIVAVMVLPGLGGTWLDSRFGTQVFTLAGFALGLTIGIVALLAVVKAPPTKIPSNKTPRPPSS
- the smpB gene encoding SsrA-binding protein SmpB, translating into MAAKDKGDDKKNTDRVVCRNRRARHDYEILDEIECGIVLMGSEVKSIRNGKVTIDEAFGRVENEELWLFGADIAEYPQASYMNHVRKRQRKLLVKKRDLRKFAETAEQRGFTLIALDVHFTRGIVKVTLAVGKGRKEHDKRDKLKKNEAGRQIREAVRKRG
- a CDS encoding phytoene desaturase family protein translates to MRYHTLIIGAGMSGLAAGIRLAYYEKPVCILERHTTIGGLNSFYRLRGRNYDVGLHAVTNYAPPGTRTGPLAKLLKQLRLRWDDFSLKPQCGSAVVFPGRRLNFTNDFPAFVDEVAAVFPQQADRFRRLVETINAFDELDLSQEPVSARKVLQEHLSDPVLIDMLFCPLMFYGSAIPHDMDFSQFVIMFKSIFQQGFGRPLDGVRQILKVLTRHFKELGGELKLRHGVREIKVENGRAVGVILDDGREIEADNVLSSAGAAETVDLLPGTNRETVPRPAEGELSFNETIFVLDKQPADLGHRETIIFYNDSERFTYAVPDEPCDVRSLIVCSPNNFRYEEGPGSGDEGLGTAEAKPPLEDGIVRITALANPAYWFSLPDEEYARQKAAWGDRMVESALRFMPDFRPHVVDTDIFTPKTIKRFTGHARGAVYGAPRKILTGETPVENLFLCGTDQGFLGIIGSMLSGITIANNQLLRDPPA
- a CDS encoding carbon-nitrogen hydrolase produces the protein MAGQSRKVRVGLVQTHATKDVADNRARTVALVDKAAKQGAQIISTQELFCSEYFCQSEDYACFELAETIPGPSTEAFSKVAKDNGVVVIASLFEQRAAGLYHNTAAVFDTDGSLMGLYRKMHIPDDPLFYEKFYFTPGDLGFKVFPTKFGKVGVLICWDQWYPEGARLTALAGAEILFYPTAIGWHPTEKAEQGAGQHSSWETIQRSHAIANGVYVASVNRIGHEGAKDGGLEFWGQSFVCDPQGVILKKASVDKEEILITECDLGRLDYQRTHWPFLRDRRIDAYGDITKRYLG
- a CDS encoding DUF1553 domain-containing protein, with amino-acid sequence MRLWFVIPAILLSLTTQPGQAAPPIDFNRDIRPLLSNNCFFCHGPDPAERKGGVDGLRLDTFEGATTDLGSGHVAISPGKPDTSALLERITTDDPDLQMPPKGKGKRLTPAEVELVREWIRQGAKYAKHWSYELPIRPPVPAVKNTAWPRNDVDRFLLACLEKEGLSPAPEADRASLIRRASLDLIGLPPTPEEVDAFVQDTRPDAYEQMIDALLSKDTYGEHWARLWLDLARYADSAGYADDPSRTIWAYRDWVIQAYNGNMPFDQFTVEQIAGDLLPSPTRSQLVATAFHRNTLTNNEGGTNDEEFRNVAIVDRVNTTMAVWMGTTIACAQCHTHKYDPLSQEEFFRLFAIFNNTDDADRRDESPLVELWSDEQLRRKEDWTKQIATLEQKLKTATPELSAAQAEWERSLPREVAWRNRTPSRFESKAGLTAAIREDGTVRVEKEAATDTYTVELPIVTAETVTALRLETQPGAGLPGQGAGFGGGNFVVTRVGMSVVPPTGTQVAGRFVRIEIPGPQKILSLAEVQVLRGTDNLASRGEASQSTTDYNGPAKLAIDGNPDGDYAQGSVTHTAISDDPWWELDLKGTEAIDSIVLWNRTGGVENRLSNFRLTLLDDQRKPVWQEEVAEAPMPSRTSSLSGARGIRFTTALADYAQKDFPAAGVLDAPAEKGNKNAKRPEQNGWAVGGAIDQPHQLTLIPESPVELPAGGRLVVMIEQSSPHPNHLLGQFRLATTTEPKISEFARVPSKILEIVGLPADQRTAEQSTAIQEFFLSTTPLLQPTHDQLALVRKQLADAKPETTVPVMKELAKETRRVTRLQHRGNFLDLGQEVHEGIPAVFATGTPSTPMSRLDLAKWLISDTNPMTARILVNRYWEQLFGIGIVRTSEEFGSQGELPYHPELLDWLATEIVRERWDAKALLRLLVTSSAYRQSSRVSPELYERDPDNRLVARGPRFRLPAETIRDQALFVSGLLSPKMYGPPTKPPQPSTGLNAAFGAGIDWQTSTGDDKFRRGLYTTWRRSNPYPSMTTFDAPNREVCTISRSRTNTPLQALVTLNDPVFIEASQALARRMAAHGATPAEHLELGFRLCASRSPSATESARLIALYEQLKTEFDAAPEKAKAVATKPLGDLPAGLAPPEAAAWTVVANVLLNLDEVLMKR